The stretch of DNA GAAGAAACCgcagccaaagcatatttgcaaACAATGCGGGGCCTGAGGGCCCTTGAAAACACATAATTAGCTCATTAAAGAGACAAATACAAGTCCGTAATAAGATATTAGAGGTTAATTAAATGTTTTCCCCATCTTTAATTAAGGGAAAACTAGTTAATTCAGATTAAACTAATTTCTGCAGCCTCCCATGATGGCCCTCTATGGCTGCAGATTTGAAAATCTATTAAGGTTATTGAACTGAAAGGTCAGAGTTTGGGTCTTTTGTTTGCTCTGCTTGGGTGAATTCGGGGGAAGCAGGGATTTTCATCCTAAGGGTAGAAATGCCCTGCTTTATCATCTGGGTTACTCACAGAACATAAGAAGGTATGTGATACACAACTCCCTCTCCCTAACCCCGGACCTGGCATTTAGTCAAAACTACTGCCGttaattgtttttcttaactAGGAAATTCCTGCAGACTATTTTCTCTCTGCAAAACATACCCCACGCTTGGGGTCTGCTGCTCGGCCGGCCTCACCCACCGCCCGACGGCAGCCGCTGCCAGTGCTCAGCACCGGAATTTGCTTTAGCAAAAACCCACTGGCCACACGCCCCAGAGACCAACTGGTTTCCAAAGCTTTTATTGTGGATGGCAGATGGTGCCATCGTCCCCACGCATGCACACGCACCCACCCACACACTCACACGCTCCCACTCGCCATGGAGAACGGTCACAGTTAATATAGAATAGCAAAATTTATATGGAAGAATATTTAATCTGgtcaggaggggaggggggtcatctgtggttttatttcttaaatatttctctCTACTCCAGAAGGGTCCGTTTCTCGCCAGAAAAGGTCTGATATAAATTAGAACGAAGGGAGCGGGTTGCTGGGGGGGCGGCCACGGGCATCCCTGGACCACGGCAGCCACGAGCATCCCTGGACCGCAGTCCTGGCTCCGCACACTGCTGGGCAGACCAGGTCCCAGCACGGCGGCGTGCCCTGTGGATGGCTCAGTCCCACCCAAAGTCCTGCCCTGTCATCTGATAAAACTTCATGTTGAAGGGTCTGTAAAACTCCCGCAGGCGCTGGACCACCTGCACGTCGATTTTGGGGTGCGGCCGCCCCTTGGATTTGCCCAGGCAGCGGGGCTTGCTGCCGCCCTCCGGCTTCTTCAGGCAGGGAAAGCCCTTGGTCtcattaaaatagaaatgtttgtCCGTCACCACCCTCTTGAGACCCAGAAAGTCCTGGACACGGCCCATCTCCCCGGCCGGGTCGCTGACGAGCCTCTCCCCACTGACGAAGAGGAATTTGGAGAGGGGGAAGTACTGCAGCCAGTTGTCCAGGTGCTTGGCGTAGATCCCGATCCTCACCGCGCTCCAGCTCGTGTCGATCAGTCCCGTGCTGATGTTTTTGAAGGCTAAGGCTTGGAAGCTGGGGATGGCAGGGTTTTTGGAAAGCGTCTGCGTGTAGTCCGAGATGGCACGGGTGACGGGGTTGCGCACCACCACGATCAGCTTCGTGTCCCGAGACATGTTGTAGATGCGCCGGGGAGCCTCCTTGGTGACGAAGTAGCTGGGGGTCTTCTCCATCGTGATCTGCCCCTCCAGCGTCCGCGGCATTAGGCtcctggggagagaaagggaCACGGTCAGGGCTCGAGGCACGGCTGCTCCGACCCAATGCCACAACGGGGACAAGTGGGAGCGAGCCCCAAAACCCAGCCAGAAATGCCCAGGGGCTCCCCAACCACGACTGCCTCTCTCCTTGTCCTCCTGCCAGCCAGGAACGCTGCCTTGTCACACCCCACCGGTCACCTCCTCGTCTTCAAAAGCCCTCCTAGGAGCCCCCCTGCCCGGGTTTCTCCTCTCTGCTCACCTCATCTCAGCCTCCCCTTGGTCCCCTTCAGGGTCTGTCCCCGGGAAGGGACTCCCTGTCACTCTGCCCCACCAGCAGCACTGTCCAGAGGGCACTTGCAGGCTGTCGGTCCCCCACgacccccttcccagccctggaaatccctcctgccccctcctcctccaccccagtgAGTTTCGGTAGTGGTGACCGGCATCTCGACGTGCGCGTTTGGGgatccctcctgccccctcctcctccaccccagtgAGTTTCGGTAGTGGTGACCGGCATCTCGACGTGCGCGTTTGGGGATGGGGCTGGTTTTTATCCCAGCCTCCAGACAGATTACATGTCCTGGAGGTGCCCGACTCGCCACGTAGGGTTGCAAAGAGGAAAATCTCATTGCGGGGGTGTGCACCCATGGGAGCTAAGCCCAAGCGGCGGCTGGGGATGGAGTTGCCCACCAAGGCTCCCACCTCCAGGCAGCAAGCAGTTAAGGCCAGAAAAAgactgtttcctttaaaaaaaaaaaaaaaggcagaaaacctcTCAGGGCCCAGCCATTGTGCTGTGTAAAATTCACTGCCCTGATTGTTCCCTTGTGCACTTTAATGAGGCATTAATTGCCGGAGAAATTACCCAGGCGTGTTACCCTACGACgagagccaggggctgcagaaCGGGTCCCCCCTGCCACCAGCACAGGCACCTGCCCCAGAGCCCCTCACGTCCCCCAGAGCCCTTCACGTCCCCCTTCTTCTTGGGGGTGGACGTCCCCTCTGGCCATCCTGGTGAAGAGGGGACTTGGTTTCCCCAATGGCGGAGCCCCCCAAACCGAGACCGTGGGGCCAGGCAGCTCACGGGTCCCCGCAGGCACAGCCCCCAGCGTGGCTCCCCGACACGCAATGCCAccccgagctgctgctgctccccacgGTTTCCCTTGCTGGCAAACAGTGACGATGTGCCAGGGGACGCCCAGCTCTTGCTGCTGCGTCCCAACCACGTCCCACCAGCTCACTCCCACGGCACCCCGCAGAGGAGCCCTCACCGACAGACCCCACGTGAAGGCAGAGATGGAGCTCGCTCTTCATGGGGCTCGTCTGGGATTGAAACGGCTTCATTTCCTCCGTGCTGTCACAAGCCGCGGTCCCCATTCCCTCCGTTGAGCTCGGGGTGACATGCACGCTCCCCCTCCCTGGCCACGTAAAACCAAGGAGCCTCTTGCTGAAAGCCCTGGGCTGGAAACTCATTCTGCTCGGAGCACAGCAGCGTTCTGCTCCGGTGCCAGGGGCTCAGCCCCACTGTCCACCCGACCTCGGCAGCCGTCCTTGCACTGCGCCCGTCCCGAGCAGCAGGCTGCTTTCCCGCAGGGAGAGGACACGAGGCTTTCAGAGGTTTGCTTAATCTTTGGGAAATGACCAAACCACTTCAATAGTTCTGAAATAAAAACTACATGTCTGTGTGGACACAGAAATACATGTAATACCTATACAGAATAAGCACGTCCTTTGCTCCCACCTAGGACTTTTCTCAGCCGATGGCAGAGCACATAACCCAGCAGGCAAGTGCTGGTTTACGacgggaaactgaggcaccaagCAATGACATGGCTTGTGTAGGAGCTGCCGTGTAGATGCCTACATTCATCCAGCCAACAAACATCCACCATCCTGACACCAAATCACTTGTATGGGTCAGCAAACACACGGGGATCCAACCCGAGCTGCTCCACACCCAGAGGCATCCCAGGATGAGCTCCAGGAATCAGGAAGTCTCTTGGAATAAGTATCAATACCCGAATATTAACTATGACAAGggataaaataaagcaaaaaaaaaatcaagtctaaCTGAGACATTTCACTTAACTGAAAGCAGAGAGACAGACTCTTTCCTACAAGGACTTTCCCTTTTGCCTGAATTTGGGAGAATTCTGTGTTTAAAACTCGAGGTTccccctggggctgcagcaccccgTGGCCCTTGGGGCTCGCTGGAAAGGAGAGGAGCTTCCCCGGCCCGTCCCCATACACCTCTCCTCCCCCATCCAGGCgggataaggattttttttaacgtTGCTTGGCTGAGGCCAAGCCGACCCACCCAAGGGCAGGGAGAGCTCCAAAACCCTGCTCGGGGATCCCTGCGGGAACGCCGGCAgagcaggaggatgaggatggaccTTCCCGCCGGGCTGCGGCTGGGTCCCGGCTCTTGGCAGCGGCACTTGGGGGCAGGACGGGGTGTTTCAGGGATCCCCATCCCGCTGCCCGGAGCGGCGGCAACGGAGGGCTGTgcccggcgggggagcggggtCCCCAAGGCGGGAGGGGACGGGCCACGCAGCAGCCGGGGCTGTGCTGTGGGGAAGCCagggctctgcccagcagcatcTGTTCCTTATGTAATGGGAAAAGGCttgaggtttttgggttttttttcccctggacgTAGGAAAGAACACTTTATTAAAAGCATTTGCGAGTGATGCTGGGCCCCGCACAACTCCCTCCCCTAAACAAGAGGCGAAAGCCACTTGTGGCTTTTTTGCCCCCCCTgcctccctttttcctttttggacAGTGCCAGCGTTTTCAGAGCCACTTCTCGTGCCCAGCATCACTGCCCGGCAGCCTGGCCCCTCCGTTTGGCATCAGCGGTGCCCGGGCAGGTGGGATGCCCTTGGGGGGTACCTGCATCCAGGGGCAGCGATGGGAGCTTTCCCCAACCTTTTCAGcacctttcccccccgccccaaataACCGTGCTCACCGGAGGGGCTGTCTGCCAGGGTTCCCGCTGGGAAGCACCTTCCCAAACCAGGATCAGGCCCTTGCACCCCAGGCCCCGTCCTCTCCCTGCTGTGGTTGCCCAGAGCCAAGCAAAAGCCAACCGCGCACCTCCGAACCCCGCTGCTCGCGCACCTCCAACCTGCCGCTGGGGCCCCAGCCCCCGAGCCAAGCCAGCAGAGCACGTTTAACTCCAATTCCGCTCAGAAACCTGCCGTAGGGTTTGCCAGGCTGCTTCACGCAGCTTCTCTGCGCGACTTGTTGAAGCATTTCTGCCGCTCTGCAGCACTTCCCCGGCTGCCACCGGCATTTCTGCCCAGCAAAACGGCTCCGTCCTCGCACCGCTCATACACCCAAAACCCCCTCTCAGCAAACGTGGGCTTAAGACTTAAAACAGCCACTTTCCTCAATGGgcaataaaatgtttattatcaAACAGCGAACGCTTGGGATGATGTGATCCGAGAGCCTGGAGAGCCCACGTTAAACCGAAATACCGATTTTCTCAGCCTGTGCATCACAACCCAGCACCGATTGTACCTGAGCTCAGGAATTCATGGTTGTGCTCAGCTTTCATAAACCACCATGGTTTGGGTTTGCTGCAGTTGCCATCACGGTGTTCCCGGGGACATAAACCAGAGAGGAACCCGTGAGCTACCCCTGCAACAGCAGGGCTCTCCGAGAGCACTGACCACGAAGAACGACGTGAGTCTGGATGCCCCAGCAAAGGTTCTGCTAAAATATTTGAACAAAAGCCATTTTACCTGCCCTCTTCCTTTTTGCAGAGGAACAGCAAGGGCCAGGCTGAGCCCCACGGTGCTGAGGCTGTCCCTgaggggtctgtggggcaggggacCCCCGGGATCCCCCTCACCGCAGGCAGCCCAGGAGACCCACACCCAGCAGTACCAGCACCTTCCTGACCAAGGGCTTCTCAGCACACAGGAGCATCACCAACCGTAATTAAAGCCAACCACACCATCCTAGgcttaattaaaatttaattaaaatagaatttttaataaaagcccATGCTGGGGCAGAGATTCCCCACTCTGCACAGGTACCACCGAACAGCGGCGAGCAGCTCCCCTGCCCGTGACCTGTGACGGGGTGCACAGACCTTGCCCCCCACCAGCACAACCACATACTATCCCCATTGGGGACAGCAACGGGGCAGCGACGTCCCATGCAAAACCCCCCCAGGGCTGGTCCATCAGGGCCGTAAGCTCTGCAAGCTAGCACTTAGGCGGACCCTCGGACAGGCTCCAACACACCTACAGCTTTGTTCCCAACGAACGAAAGGCGCTCGACCCGCCGTGGGCTGGACACCGCTGACTTGGTTCTAAACCCCCGATCCCGCACTCGGTCAATGCGGAGCCGCCGGCCGCTGGGGTCAGGGTGGCGGCGGAGGAGCTGGGTCCCAACGTCATCCCGGGACCGTGTCGGGACAGCAGCCTCCGAGCAGTTGATTGTGCaacacctcctcttcctcagcagctCAATCACTCCCAACTACTTGCAAGATAATTACGctgtttcacattttcattaaCTCCCTAATACTTCCCCCTAAATTACCCCAGTTAATTATTGATAACCCCCGTCTCCCTCCAGATCTGGCTTAAACTGGCGGAAAGCAGACCAAGCTTCCGTTATGCTCCCCTTTAGCGCAAGCATTGGAAACTTTAATTAAATTTATAGTGAATTCTTACTGACCTTAAGAAAACGCCTCGGGAATGCAAGCATCGCCTACAGGTACATGACACTG from Calonectris borealis chromosome 16, bCalBor7.hap1.2, whole genome shotgun sequence encodes:
- the HS3ST6 gene encoding heparan sulfate glucosamine 3-O-sulfotransferase 6 yields the protein MGCSGRLLGPVGGRRASLLLTMILFFTYFFYCLPGPCEPLPPALLLPPPAALPDGAGPGAAGGAGPGAAGGGSRRFPQAIIVGVKKGGTRALLEFLRAHPGVRAVGAEPHFFDRCYEKGLRWYRSLMPRTLEGQITMEKTPSYFVTKEAPRRIYNMSRDTKLIVVVRNPVTRAISDYTQTLSKNPAIPSFQALAFKNISTGLIDTSWSAVRIGIYAKHLDNWLQYFPLSKFLFVSGERLVSDPAGEMGRVQDFLGLKRVVTDKHFYFNETKGFPCLKKPEGGSKPRCLGKSKGRPHPKIDVQVVQRLREFYRPFNMKFYQMTGQDFGWD